The following are from one region of the Halomonas qaidamensis genome:
- a CDS encoding YqaE/Pmp3 family membrane protein: MAFTATDPIKMIFAVILPPLGVFFEVGFKGHFWLNIILTLFGFVPGIIHAFYVILKH; encoded by the coding sequence ATGGCGTTTACCGCAACTGACCCGATCAAGATGATCTTTGCCGTTATTCTGCCCCCACTAGGGGTGTTTTTTGAGGTCGGTTTCAAAGGACATTTCTGGCTGAACATTATTCTGACGCTGTTTGGCTTTGTACCCGGCATCATCCACGCCTTCTATGTCATATTGAAACATTAG